The nucleotide window GCCATCACCTTGTGCCCCAGCACGGCAATGCCCAACGCAATGCCCAGCCCGCCGATGACCAGAAGCCACAGGGGCACCTCCGCAGAAGCCAGCAGCGTGCGTTCGCGCGCTATCAGGTATATGGCAGCCACAGGGCCTATGGCGTTGGCCACATCGTTGGCGCCCTGCGACACCGCCACATAACAGGCCGTACCCACCTGCAGACGGCGGAACATGTCTTCCACTGCTTCGGGTCCGTCGGCATCTTTGGGCAGCGTGCGTGTAAACAGCACCCGGAAACCAGTCCACACAGCCACCGTCAGCACGGCGGTCAGCCCCAGCGCCACAGACCAGTGCAGGTTAAGACTCTTGCCCACCGGCGTTTTATAAAAAAACGAAAGCACCACAAGATCGGCGGTAAGCGCTATCCAGAACGGGGCCCAGAATCTCGCTTTTTCTATTATCTTGGTTCGGTACAGAATAAACCGCCGTATATGGGAAAATACAAAAAAAGCAATGCCTGCGCCAAAAAGCGGCGAAATGATCCATGAAAGCACCACAAAGCCCATACTGCCCCAGTTGACGACTTCGGGCCCTCCGGCAACAATGCCGAATCCGAGAATCGACCCCACGATGGAGTGCGTGGAAGAAACCGGCAGCGACGTAAGCGTGGCCACCAGCACCCACAAGGCAGCAGAAAGCAATGCGGCGAACATGCCAACCATCATCACCCGCGGGTCTGTTATCATATCCGCGTTGATGATACCCTTGCTGATAGTTTTAGTTACATGAGCACCCAGAAATACGGCGCCCACAAAGTTCAGCACACCGGCAATCATTACCGCCTGTTTGACGGTGATGGCTTTGGAACCGACCGATGATGCCATGGAGTTGGCCACATCGTTGGCCCCCAGATTGAATGCCATCATAAAGCCGGCGCCGACGGCGAGAACAAGAAAAACAGTGTATATATCCATGTAACCTGTCCGTTTAAGGGATGAGCGATGCCCTGAATTACCCTGATAGCGGTGACCGGAAGGTGCACAGGTAAACGGGGAGCAGCCGGATGCCTGTGTTGTTCCGCTGCAGGTAAAAGACGCCGCTCCACTACTGGGAAAAGCGGCCTTTGTCAAAAAAGCGCCACCGTCTTACCTGCCAATTGTAACAATCGTGTGACAAAAACGCCATAAAGTGACGGTTAAATAACATGATGAAACATTACTCCATCCGCCACAGACTGTTTATAGGAAGCATCATACTGTTATTTCTGGCACTTATTCCGCCGTTTATTTATGTCGGCGGGCTGCTGAAAGATGATGTGCTGACCGAATCGCGCCTGCGCGCACGCAACGGACTGGAAATGGCCGCATGGCTGATGGAGGAACAGGCACCGTTTTCTGACACCGCTTCCATGAACGCATGGGCACACCGGTTCGGACAGCGTACGGGTATACGCATCACCTACATCGAAAACGGCCGCGTTGTGGCTGATTCTGAAATTGCCTACGAACAGCTGCCGACGCTGGACAGCCATCGCAACAGGCCGGAAGTGAAAGCAGCTCTGGCCAACGGCGAAGGCATGGAAGTGCGCTACAGCACCACACTGGGCAAAGACCTTATTTATATGGCGCGTACCATCACAGTGCCCGACAGCGGACTGGACGGTGTGCTGCGCATTGCCCTGCCCGCGTCCGTGGTTAACGAGCGTCTGGCCGAGCTCAAAGAAGGTCTGGCTGCAGTGTTTCTGCTGGCCATGCTGGCCAGTGCCGGCCTTGCCTATCTTGTAACCCGGTCTCTGGTGCGTTCCATCGAAGACCTTGCCGCAACAGCCCACGCCATCGGACAGGGTGATTACGCCCGCAAAATCCGCGACTATCCGGGAACGGAACTGCGTCCGCTGGTTGATGCCATCAACGACATGGCAAAAAACACCCGCAGGCAGATGCAGATGCTTACCGACCAGAAAGGACGCCTTGAAGCCATTCTGGACGGCATAACAGACGGAGTGATGGTGCTGGACGAAGAAGGACGCATCCATTCTGTAAACACGGCACTTACCGATATGTTTCCGCAGGTGGCGGGCATGGAAGGGGCCACCCCCCTTGAAGCCACCATGCAGCCGGATCTGCAGAAAGCAGTGGATGCCATGCTGCGCAGCGACACCGCCCACAGCGGCCAGCCTATGCCCGATACCGGACGGGTGTGCAATGTGGAACTTTCCGGCGGGCGGTACATGGAAATAACTCTGGTGCCTTTTGCCGACCCTGCCGGAACAAGAAAAATAGTACTGGCGTTTCATGATGTGAGTGAGCGCGAACAGCTGGAAAAAGTACGTCGGGATTTTGTGGCCAACGTGTCGCATGAGCTGAAAACACCGCTCACCAGCATCAAGGGATACACCGAGATGCTTATCGAATCACCGCCAGCAGGCCGCGAGCAGAACAGCATGTTTCTGCAGACCATCCTTAAAAATGCCAACCACATGATAAAAATGGTCAACAGCCTGCTGGTTCTGGCACGCGCCCAGCACAAACGCGAACAGACAGCCATGTCCGCAGTGGATGCCGCAGCCGTCATCCGCCAGACCGTGCGAGAAATGGACCCTGCAGCGCACGAAAAAAATATCTCCATCGAAACACAGATGCCCGAAACACCACTTATGGTCACAGGAGACAGAGATGCTCTGTGTGAAGTTTTCCGGAACCTGCTGGACAACGCCGTCAAATACAGTCCGAATAATTCTGCAGTGACCGTTTCTGCCCGAATAACCGAAGGCAGAGCAGCCTTCTGCATAAAAGACAGCGGTCCGGGAATTCCCGAAGCCAGCAAGGAAAGAATCTTTGAACGCTTCTACAGGCTAGACAGAGACGGAGATACGCACAAAAACGGTTCCGCCGGTCTTGGACTGGCAATCTGCCGCAGAATAGTGAAAAGCCACGGTGGCGAAATATGGGTGGAAAGTCCTCTGGACAGTAAAACCGGATCCGGCGCCGCCTTCTTTGTCACGCTGGATACGGCATCCGCATAACGCATCCTCTCAAAAAAAATTCAAAGGCTTCCGCTGGCAGAAACACTTCCGGCGGAAGCCTTTTTCATTCCCTGCAGCCATTTTTCCCGCTCTTCTCTGCCCGATTATTTGCAGCCAAGCCTCTTTCTGTCTCCGACGGGCAAGGAGCTGTTTGGGGGAGTGATTGTTTTATGTCTCCGACGGGCAAGGGGAATGATTCCCCTTGCATCCCCCATTGCGCCCGAAGCGGACCGGTCAGCTGTACCCTTCGGGCGTACGGGCGGCATCATCGGCACGGAGCAAGGCAGTACAGCGCGCCGCAGGCGTATCTGTGAAACATGCGAGGCGCGCACTGAGGGTGCAGGGAGGTCAGCTCCCTGCCCGCCGGAGGCTGTTTGTTTTTGTTTCAGATTTTGTATGTCTCCGACGGGCAAGGGCAATGATTCCCCTTGCATCCCCCATTGCGCCCGACGCGGTCCGGTCAGCTGTACCCTTCGGGCGTACGGGCGGCATCATCGGCACGGAGCAAGGCAGTACAGCGCGCCACAGGCGTATCTGTGAAACATGCAGGGCGCGCACTGAGGGTGCAGGGAGATCAGCTCCCTGCCCGCCG belongs to Oleidesulfovibrio alaskensis DSM 16109 and includes:
- a CDS encoding inorganic phosphate transporter, whose amino-acid sequence is MDIYTVFLVLAVGAGFMMAFNLGANDVANSMASSVGSKAITVKQAVMIAGVLNFVGAVFLGAHVTKTISKGIINADMITDPRVMMVGMFAALLSAALWVLVATLTSLPVSSTHSIVGSILGFGIVAGGPEVVNWGSMGFVVLSWIISPLFGAGIAFFVFSHIRRFILYRTKIIEKARFWAPFWIALTADLVVLSFFYKTPVGKSLNLHWSVALGLTAVLTVAVWTGFRVLFTRTLPKDADGPEAVEDMFRRLQVGTACYVAVSQGANDVANAIGPVAAIYLIARERTLLASAEVPLWLLVIGGLGIALGIAVLGHKVMATVGEKITKLTNTRGFSVEFGAATTVLMASNLGMPVSSTHAAVGSIVGVGLARGFGAVDFRVLYKIVLYWVLTVPIAAITSIVIFQLLRWSFL
- a CDS encoding ATP-binding protein; its protein translation is MMKHYSIRHRLFIGSIILLFLALIPPFIYVGGLLKDDVLTESRLRARNGLEMAAWLMEEQAPFSDTASMNAWAHRFGQRTGIRITYIENGRVVADSEIAYEQLPTLDSHRNRPEVKAALANGEGMEVRYSTTLGKDLIYMARTITVPDSGLDGVLRIALPASVVNERLAELKEGLAAVFLLAMLASAGLAYLVTRSLVRSIEDLAATAHAIGQGDYARKIRDYPGTELRPLVDAINDMAKNTRRQMQMLTDQKGRLEAILDGITDGVMVLDEEGRIHSVNTALTDMFPQVAGMEGATPLEATMQPDLQKAVDAMLRSDTAHSGQPMPDTGRVCNVELSGGRYMEITLVPFADPAGTRKIVLAFHDVSEREQLEKVRRDFVANVSHELKTPLTSIKGYTEMLIESPPAGREQNSMFLQTILKNANHMIKMVNSLLVLARAQHKREQTAMSAVDAAAVIRQTVREMDPAAHEKNISIETQMPETPLMVTGDRDALCEVFRNLLDNAVKYSPNNSAVTVSARITEGRAAFCIKDSGPGIPEASKERIFERFYRLDRDGDTHKNGSAGLGLAICRRIVKSHGGEIWVESPLDSKTGSGAAFFVTLDTASA